One window of Cucurbita pepo subsp. pepo cultivar mu-cu-16 chromosome LG19, ASM280686v2, whole genome shotgun sequence genomic DNA carries:
- the LOC111781339 gene encoding bifunctional protein FolD 1, mitochondrial-like, translated as MALLYKSLSRRVLLTSAAMKRRITTDARQILLSPPLISIDFPDIWNSSSCLDYSSTATSYDDPQSTTVIDGRVIADEITSGITSEVRRMKNSMGKVPGLAVIMVGERRDSQTYVRNKIAACEEAGIKSEVSSLPDNCTEDQVLNVLSHFHEDPSIHGILVQLPLPQHLDEGKILSSVRLEKDVDGFHPLNMGNLAMRGREPLFLPCTPKGCIELLIRSGVEISGKRAVVIGRSNIVGLPTSLLLQRHHATVSIVHAFTRNPEQITREADIVVAAAGVPNLVRGSWLKPGAVVIDVGTNPVEDPSSEHGYRLTGDVCYEEASRVASAITPVPGGVGPMTVAMLLLNTLESAKRTYSFT; from the exons ATGGCGTTATTGTACAAGAGTCTGAGCAGGAGAGTCCTACTTACATCTGCAGctatgaaaagaagaatcacAACAGATGCCCGGCAGATTTTATTGTCTCCACCTCTCATATCCATTGATTTTCCTGATATTTGGAATAGTTCAAGCTGTCTTGATTATTCTTCCACTGCTACATCGTATG ATGACCCGCAGAGTACAACAGTAATTGATGGTAGGGTGATCGCTGATGAAATTACATCAGGAATAACTAGTGAGGTGAGGAGGATGAAGAACTCTATGGGAAAGGTTCCTGGCTTGGCTGTAATCATGGTTGGCGAAAGAAGGGATTCACAGACTTATGTTCGCAACAAAATAGCTGCATGTGAAGAAGCTGGAATCAAGTCAGAGGTTTCTTCTTTGCCCGACAATTGTACTGAAGATCAAGTTCTTAATGTTTTGTCACATTTTCATGAAGATCCATCTATTCATGGTATACTTGTGCAGCTTCCTCTACCTCAA CATTTGGATGAGGGGAAAATTCTAAGCTCTGTGCGCCTAGAAAAAGACGTTGACGGCTTTCATCCACTTAACATGGGGAACCTTGCTATGAGAGGTAGGGAACCACTTTTCTTACCCTGCACTCCCAAAGGCTGCATTGAGCTGTTGATCAGATCCGGTGTAGAAATCTCCGGGAAGAGGGCCGTGGTGATTGGAAGAAGTAATATTGTTGGATTACCCACGTCCTTGCTGTTGCag AGGCACCATGCCACTGTCAGTATTGTGCATGCATTTACTAGGAATCCTGAACAGATTACTCGTGAAGCGGATATAGTGGTTGCTGCTGCTGGAGTCCCTAATCTGGTTCGTGGTAGTTGGCTAAAACCTGGTGCAGTGGTTATTGACGTGGGGACAAATCCAGTTGag GATCCTAGCAGTGAGCATGGGTACCGACTAACAGGAGACGTTTGCTACGAAGAGGCATCAAGGGTGGCATCTGCTATTACGCCAGTGCCCGGTGGAGTCGGACCGATGACGGTTGCTATGCTATTACTCAACACACTGGAATCCGCTAAGCGAACGTATAGTTTTACCTAA